One Thermus sp. CCB_US3_UF1 DNA window includes the following coding sequences:
- the ddl gene encoding D-alanine--D-alanine ligase, which yields MALPRVLLIAGGRSPEHEVSLLSARGVLEHMPFPTELAVIAKDGGWLLGERALGALGAGQALQGEHPFPPDLDWNRYDVVFPLLHGRWGEDGTLQGFLELLGRPYVGAGVAASALCMDKDLSKRVLAQAGVPVVPWVALYPGERPFLPFEPPYFVKPANTGSSVGIRRVESHAGLEEALEEAFRHDGKAVVEKALLGVRELEVGVLGNVFAEASPVGEVRYQAPFYDYETKYTPGRAELLIPAPLDPGTQETIQEMALKAYRLLGIRGMARVDFFLVEGEVYLNEINTIPGFTPTSMYPKLFQAAGVSYPELLKRLVELALA from the coding sequence ATGGCGCTTCCTAGGGTGCTCCTCATCGCCGGGGGACGAAGCCCGGAGCACGAGGTTTCCCTCCTTTCCGCCCGGGGCGTTTTGGAACACATGCCCTTTCCCACGGAGCTTGCGGTCATCGCCAAGGACGGGGGCTGGCTCTTGGGGGAAAGGGCCCTTGGGGCCCTAGGGGCAGGCCAGGCCCTTCAGGGGGAACACCCCTTTCCTCCCGACCTGGACTGGAACCGCTACGATGTGGTCTTTCCCCTCCTGCACGGCCGCTGGGGCGAGGACGGGACCCTGCAGGGCTTTCTGGAGCTCCTGGGCCGGCCCTACGTGGGGGCGGGGGTGGCGGCCAGCGCCCTTTGCATGGACAAGGACCTCTCCAAGCGGGTCCTGGCCCAGGCCGGGGTGCCCGTGGTGCCCTGGGTGGCCCTATACCCTGGGGAGAGGCCCTTTCTCCCCTTTGAACCTCCCTACTTCGTCAAGCCCGCCAACACCGGTTCCAGCGTGGGCATCCGGCGCGTGGAGAGCCATGCCGGGCTGGAGGAGGCCCTGGAGGAGGCTTTCCGCCACGACGGCAAAGCGGTGGTGGAGAAGGCCCTCCTTGGGGTGCGGGAGCTGGAGGTGGGGGTTTTGGGCAACGTCTTCGCCGAGGCCAGCCCCGTGGGGGAGGTGCGCTACCAGGCCCCCTTCTACGATTACGAGACCAAGTACACCCCCGGGAGGGCCGAGCTCCTGATCCCCGCCCCCCTGGACCCGGGTACCCAGGAGACCATCCAGGAGATGGCCCTGAAGGCCTACCGCCTCCTGGGCATCCGCGGGATGGCCCGGGTGGACTTCTTCCTGGTGGAAGGGGAAGTTTACCTCAACGAGATCAACACCATTCCCGGCTTCACCCCCACCAGCATGTACCCCAAGCTCTTCCAGGCTGCCGGGGTTTCCTACCCCGAGCTCCTCAAGCGGCTGGTGGAGTTGGCCCTGGCCTAG
- the pth gene encoding aminoacyl-tRNA hydrolase, producing MFLVVGQGNPGEAYAKTRHNVGFMVLDRLGLAFRRKGEALWAEAELGGKRGIFLKPLTYYNLTGRAVASLVRFYRIPPERILVVHDEMDLPLGRLRLRAGGSPAGNRGVASIAEALGTEAFHRLRIGIGKPPSRGEGAAYVLSPFSPEEEPLVERVLAVAAEAVACWVREGLLPCAGRYNGLDLRQGDKL from the coding sequence ATGTTCCTGGTGGTGGGGCAAGGCAATCCCGGGGAGGCCTACGCCAAGACCCGGCACAACGTGGGCTTCATGGTCTTGGACCGCTTGGGCCTGGCCTTCCGCCGCAAGGGGGAGGCCCTTTGGGCCGAGGCGGAACTGGGGGGAAAGCGGGGGATCTTCTTGAAGCCCCTCACCTACTACAACCTCACCGGGCGGGCGGTGGCCTCCCTGGTCCGCTTTTACCGCATCCCCCCGGAGCGGATCCTGGTGGTCCACGACGAGATGGACCTCCCCTTAGGCCGCCTGCGGCTTAGGGCGGGGGGAAGCCCGGCGGGCAACCGGGGGGTGGCCTCCATCGCCGAGGCCCTGGGGACCGAGGCTTTCCACCGCCTGCGCATCGGCATCGGCAAGCCCCCTTCCCGGGGGGAGGGGGCGGCCTACGTCCTCTCCCCCTTCTCCCCTGAGGAAGAGCCCCTGGTGGAGCGGGTCCTGGCGGTGGCGGCGGAGGCCGTGGCGTGCTGGGTGAGGGAGGGGCTCCTCCCCTGCGCCGGGCGGTACAACGGCCTGGACCTGCGCCAGGGGGATAAGCTTTAG
- a CDS encoding ChbG/HpnK family deacetylase, which yields MEVLARLGLEGRRVLILHHDDLGLTHAQNAAYQALGFPTGSVMVPGAWAGGVRGRDLGVHLTLTSEWSAPRMRPLTQGESLRDGAGFFPGSLEALWTQACPEEVERELRAQIEAAFRLFAPTHLDVHQGAALRPDLAEIYLRLAIAYRLPPLLPESLEGLGVPPAFLPHLERLLAQAPFPKVRFLDPYGLPPEERLGFYLGLAGLPPGLYQLVHHSALPTPEGRALPDWPTREADYFALAHPEVRRVLAEFHPLTWAEIREAL from the coding sequence ATGGAAGTTTTGGCGCGGCTAGGCCTCGAGGGCAGGCGGGTTCTCATCCTGCACCACGACGACCTGGGCCTGACCCATGCCCAAAACGCCGCTTACCAGGCCCTGGGCTTCCCCACGGGGAGCGTCATGGTGCCGGGGGCCTGGGCGGGTGGGGTGCGGGGGCGGGATCTGGGGGTGCACCTCACCCTCACCAGCGAGTGGTCTGCCCCCCGGATGCGCCCCCTGACCCAGGGGGAGAGCCTGAGGGACGGGGCGGGGTTTTTCCCGGGCAGCCTCGAGGCCCTCTGGACCCAGGCCTGCCCGGAGGAGGTGGAGAGGGAGCTAAGGGCGCAGATCGAGGCGGCCTTTAGGCTTTTTGCCCCCACCCACCTGGACGTCCATCAGGGGGCGGCCCTGCGGCCGGACCTGGCGGAGATTTACTTACGCCTGGCCATCGCCTACCGCCTCCCCCCCTTGCTGCCGGAGAGCCTGGAGGGCCTGGGGGTACCCCCGGCCTTCCTGCCCCATCTGGAAAGGCTTTTGGCCCAGGCCCCCTTCCCCAAGGTGCGCTTTCTGGACCCCTACGGCCTCCCCCCGGAGGAGCGCCTGGGGTTCTACCTGGGCTTGGCGGGGCTTCCCCCGGGGCTTTACCAGCTGGTTCACCACAGCGCCCTCCCCACCCCCGAGGGCCGGGCCCTACCCGACTGGCCCACCCGGGAGGCGGACTACTTCGCCCTGGCCCACCCCGAGGTGCGGCGGGTCCTGGCCGAGTTCCACCCCCTCACCTGGGCGGAGATCCGGGAGGCGCTATGA
- the glpK gene encoding glycerol kinase GlpK gives MTYLLALDQGTTSSRAILFTPEGRPVALAQRGFTQHYPRPGWVEHDPLELWESQLWAAQEALRRAGVGAGEVAALGIANQRETTLVWERGTGRPLHPAIVWQDRRTAPLCQALRERGLEGVFRERTGLLLDPYFSATKLLWLLENVPGLKEKGERGEALFGTVDTWLLYRLTGGQVHATDPTNASRTLLFNLHTGSWDEELLGLLGIPRAMLPEVRPSDGAFGETLPELLGAPIPIRGVLGDQQAALLGQGGLEAGAAKCTYGTGAFLLLHTGERPVLPPQGLLATPAYAPRGGRAYALEGSVFVAGAAVGWLEEVGLLGKGEAEALAGQVEDAGGVYFVPAFTGLGAPYWDPYARGGILGLTRGTTRAHLVRAALEGVAFSVGEVVRAMAEAAGLALGALKADGGMAGNDLFLQIQADLLGVPVLRPGVTETTALGAAWAAGVGVGLLAPEDLKGLWREAARFSPRMPEAKREARYRGWRRAVDRVRGWAEEG, from the coding sequence ATGACCTACCTGTTGGCCCTGGACCAAGGCACCACTTCCAGCCGGGCCATCCTCTTTACCCCGGAGGGGCGGCCCGTGGCCCTGGCCCAGCGGGGCTTCACCCAGCACTACCCCAGGCCGGGCTGGGTGGAGCACGACCCCTTGGAGCTCTGGGAGAGCCAGCTTTGGGCGGCCCAGGAGGCCCTGCGGCGGGCGGGGGTGGGGGCGGGGGAGGTGGCGGCCCTGGGGATTGCCAACCAGCGGGAGACCACCCTGGTCTGGGAGCGGGGGACGGGAAGGCCCCTCCACCCGGCCATCGTCTGGCAGGACCGCCGCACCGCCCCCCTGTGCCAGGCTCTGAGGGAGCGGGGCCTGGAGGGGGTTTTCCGGGAGCGCACGGGCCTTCTCCTGGACCCCTACTTCTCCGCCACCAAGCTCCTTTGGCTTCTGGAAAACGTGCCGGGCCTCAAGGAGAAGGGGGAGAGGGGGGAGGCCCTTTTCGGCACCGTGGACACCTGGCTCCTCTATCGCCTCACCGGGGGCCAGGTCCACGCCACCGACCCCACCAACGCCAGCCGCACCCTGCTTTTCAACCTCCATACCGGGTCCTGGGACGAGGAGCTTTTGGGGCTCCTGGGCATCCCCCGGGCCATGCTCCCCGAGGTCCGCCCCTCGGATGGGGCCTTTGGGGAGACCCTGCCCGAACTCCTGGGGGCCCCCATCCCCATCCGGGGGGTGTTGGGGGACCAGCAGGCGGCCCTCCTGGGCCAGGGGGGCCTGGAGGCGGGGGCGGCCAAGTGCACCTACGGCACGGGGGCCTTCCTCCTCCTGCACACGGGGGAGCGGCCCGTGCTTCCCCCCCAGGGCCTCCTGGCCACCCCCGCCTACGCCCCCCGGGGCGGACGGGCCTACGCCCTGGAGGGGAGCGTCTTCGTGGCCGGGGCGGCGGTGGGCTGGCTGGAGGAGGTGGGCCTCCTGGGGAAAGGGGAGGCGGAGGCCCTGGCGGGGCAGGTGGAGGATGCGGGCGGGGTGTACTTCGTCCCCGCCTTTACCGGGCTTGGGGCCCCCTACTGGGACCCCTACGCCCGGGGGGGCATCCTGGGCCTTACCCGGGGGACCACCAGGGCCCACCTGGTGCGGGCGGCCCTGGAGGGGGTGGCCTTTTCCGTGGGGGAGGTGGTGCGGGCCATGGCGGAGGCGGCGGGCCTGGCCCTTGGGGCCCTGAAGGCGGATGGGGGGATGGCGGGGAACGACCTTTTCCTGCAGATCCAGGCCGACCTCCTGGGGGTGCCGGTCCTGAGGCCGGGGGTGACGGAGACCACCGCCTTGGGGGCGGCCTGGGCCGCGGGGGTGGGGGTGGGCCTCCTGGCCCCGGAGGACCTGAAGGGACTGTGGCGGGAGGCGGCCCGCTTCTCCCCCCGGATGCCCGAGGCCAAGCGGGAGGCCCGCTACCGGGGCTGGCGGCGGGCCGTGGACCGGGTGCGGGGCTGGGCCGAGGAGGGGTAG
- a CDS encoding 50S ribosomal protein L25 produces the protein MEYRLKAYYREGERPSALRRAGKLPGVMYNKSLNRKVYVELGEFDKVFRQAAIHHVIVLELPDGQELPTLVRQVNLDKRKRRPEHVDFYVLSDEPVEMYIPLRFVGTPQGVREGGVLQEVHRDILVRVSPRNIPEFIEVDVSGLGIGDSLHAADLKLPEGVRLAVSPEETIAAVVPPEDVEKLAAEALEAPAEPEVIKKGKKEEEA, from the coding sequence ATGGAGTATCGCCTGAAGGCTTACTACCGGGAAGGGGAGCGGCCTAGCGCCTTGCGCCGGGCGGGCAAGCTCCCTGGGGTCATGTACAACAAGAGCCTGAACCGCAAGGTCTACGTGGAGCTGGGGGAGTTTGACAAGGTCTTCCGCCAGGCGGCCATCCACCACGTGATCGTGCTGGAGCTTCCCGACGGCCAGGAGCTCCCCACCCTGGTGCGCCAGGTGAACCTGGACAAGCGGAAGCGCCGCCCCGAGCACGTGGACTTCTACGTCCTCTCCGACGAGCCGGTGGAGATGTACATCCCCTTGCGCTTCGTGGGCACGCCCCAGGGGGTGCGGGAGGGGGGTGTGTTGCAGGAGGTCCACCGGGACATCCTGGTGCGGGTCTCCCCCCGGAACATCCCCGAGTTCATTGAGGTGGACGTTTCCGGCCTGGGCATTGGGGATAGCCTGCACGCCGCCGACCTGAAGCTCCCCGAGGGGGTGCGGCTTGCGGTTTCCCCGGAGGAGACCATCGCCGCGGTGGTGCCCCCTGAGGACGTGGAGAAGCTGGCCGCCGAGGCCCTCGAGGCCCCCGCCGAGCCCGAGGTCATCAAGAAGGGCAAGAAGGAGGAGGAGGCCTAG
- the galT gene encoding galactose-1-phosphate uridylyltransferase yields the protein MREVYRLHHRKRDGRELILYGFSPVAEAPLPELEEAFHPTPHLRYHPLRGEWVVYAAHRQERTFLPPKEHCPLCPSRPGGFPTEIPFPRFQVAVFENRFPALVQNPPPAPEGLPIPTGQAGGRSEVVVYTPGHEGSLATLSEEERLLLAWVWRERYQALYAQEGVRFVMPFENRGEAVGVTLHHPHGQIYAYPFVPPVVQREAQAFREGPVLLELLPALEAYAVDQEEGFLAFVPPFARYPYEVWVVPRARHPGPWTFSEAEMAAFARLLGRVVARYDALFAEPFPYVMVFHAAPLGEERTFHFHVEFYPPRRTRDRLKFLAGTELGAGTFVVDALPEDTARKLKEAL from the coding sequence ATGCGCGAGGTGTACCGGCTTCACCACCGCAAGCGGGATGGGCGGGAGCTCATCCTCTATGGCTTTTCCCCTGTGGCGGAGGCGCCCCTTCCCGAGCTGGAGGAGGCCTTCCACCCTACCCCTCACCTCCGCTACCATCCCCTGCGTGGGGAGTGGGTGGTCTACGCCGCCCACCGCCAGGAGCGCACCTTCCTTCCCCCCAAGGAACACTGTCCCCTCTGCCCCAGCCGTCCTGGAGGCTTCCCCACCGAGATCCCCTTCCCCCGCTTCCAGGTGGCGGTCTTTGAAAACCGCTTCCCCGCCCTGGTCCAGAACCCGCCCCCGGCCCCCGAGGGGCTTCCCATCCCCACGGGGCAGGCCGGGGGCCGCTCTGAGGTGGTGGTCTACACCCCGGGCCACGAGGGGAGCCTGGCCACCCTCTCCGAGGAGGAGCGCCTCCTCCTGGCCTGGGTGTGGCGGGAACGGTACCAGGCCCTTTACGCCCAGGAGGGCGTCCGTTTCGTCATGCCCTTTGAGAACCGGGGGGAGGCCGTGGGGGTGACCCTGCACCACCCCCACGGCCAGATCTACGCCTACCCCTTCGTCCCCCCCGTGGTGCAGCGGGAGGCCCAGGCTTTCCGCGAGGGCCCGGTGCTCTTGGAGCTCCTTCCCGCCCTCGAGGCCTACGCGGTGGACCAGGAGGAAGGCTTCTTGGCCTTCGTCCCCCCCTTCGCCCGCTACCCCTACGAGGTGTGGGTGGTCCCCCGGGCGCGCCACCCCGGGCCCTGGACCTTTTCCGAGGCCGAGATGGCTGCCTTCGCCCGGCTCCTGGGCCGGGTGGTGGCCCGCTACGATGCCCTTTTCGCCGAACCCTTTCCCTACGTGATGGTCTTCCACGCCGCCCCCCTGGGGGAGGAGCGCACCTTCCACTTCCACGTGGAGTTCTACCCCCCCAGGCGCACCCGGGACAGGCTCAAGTTCCTGGCGGGGACGGAGCTGGGGGCGGGGACCTTCGTGGTGGACGCCCTGCCCGAGGATACCGCCAGGAAGCTCAAGGAGGCCCTATGA
- a CDS encoding MFS transporter, which yields MKPWRYASGQLGLTLVSESFGTYLAFFYLERLGLSAAFYALARTAYAFWDAVNDPLLGHLSDRTKTPWGRRRPWLLLGIPLFLLFYLLVFWVPDWARNPGVLPYYFALAIVLYETAATVVWTNHGALFPEMFRNLPERARAAALKRGTELFGLILGIALAPVVYAQVGFFGMALLFAGLSLFAFLFFLGGVAEDPRAGSGLGLLPSFRLVLGNRAFWVAALVGLLFEFGRTVIQTGMAFYAKYSLGLPEAATTFLFAAVFLVALPSVFLWGRLAQALGGKRAWRLAHLLMGLAALLLFLPQSLPAALLVGALVGAGFAGVRVTGEVVMAKVIDLDAERTGTRREGAYYSLVGLLGRASGALVGLSFALLGPLFGYVSGENPGPNPGLAFRFLLSVVPGAAILLAYGLTALFPHEVRE from the coding sequence ATGAAACCCTGGCGCTACGCCTCGGGCCAGCTGGGCCTTACCCTGGTTTCGGAAAGCTTTGGCACCTACCTGGCCTTCTTCTACCTGGAGCGCCTAGGGCTTTCCGCGGCCTTCTACGCCCTGGCCCGCACCGCCTATGCCTTTTGGGATGCGGTCAATGACCCCCTTCTGGGCCACCTCTCCGACCGCACCAAGACCCCTTGGGGCCGGAGGCGGCCCTGGCTTCTCCTCGGCATCCCTCTTTTCCTCCTCTTCTACCTCTTGGTCTTCTGGGTGCCCGACTGGGCGCGAAACCCCGGGGTCCTGCCCTATTATTTCGCCCTGGCCATCGTCCTTTACGAGACGGCGGCCACCGTGGTCTGGACCAACCATGGGGCCCTTTTCCCGGAGATGTTCCGGAACCTGCCGGAACGGGCCCGGGCCGCTGCCCTGAAGCGGGGTACCGAGCTTTTCGGCCTCATCCTGGGGATTGCCCTGGCCCCGGTGGTCTACGCCCAGGTGGGGTTTTTCGGCATGGCCCTCCTCTTCGCTGGCCTTTCCCTCTTCGCCTTCCTCTTCTTCCTGGGGGGCGTGGCGGAGGACCCCAGGGCGGGGAGCGGGCTCGGCCTTCTCCCCTCCTTCCGGCTTGTCCTGGGCAACCGAGCCTTCTGGGTGGCGGCCCTGGTGGGGCTTCTCTTTGAGTTCGGGCGCACGGTGATCCAGACGGGCATGGCCTTTTACGCCAAGTACAGCCTGGGCCTGCCCGAGGCCGCCACCACCTTCCTCTTCGCCGCCGTCTTCCTGGTGGCCTTGCCCTCGGTCTTCCTCTGGGGGCGCTTGGCCCAGGCCCTGGGGGGGAAGCGGGCCTGGCGGCTGGCCCATCTCCTCATGGGCCTGGCCGCCCTCCTCCTTTTCCTGCCGCAAAGCCTTCCCGCGGCTCTCCTGGTGGGGGCTTTGGTGGGGGCAGGCTTCGCCGGGGTCCGGGTCACGGGGGAGGTGGTCATGGCCAAGGTGATCGACCTGGATGCGGAGCGGACGGGAACCCGGCGGGAAGGGGCCTATTACAGCCTGGTGGGCCTCCTGGGCCGGGCCTCCGGGGCCTTGGTGGGGCTTTCCTTCGCCCTTCTGGGCCCCCTTTTCGGTTACGTGAGCGGGGAGAACCCGGGGCCGAACCCAGGGCTGGCCTTCCGTTTCCTCCTCTCCGTGGTCCCCGGGGCGGCCATCCTCCTGGCCTACGGGCTTACCGCCCTCTTCCCCCACGAGGTGCGGGAGTAG
- a CDS encoding ribose-phosphate pyrophosphokinase: MGIRLFTGSAHPDLARRVAEALGVPLGQALVDRFPDGEVRVRLLESVRGDDVYLIQPTSPPVNDHLMELLLLADAARRSSAGRINAVIPYFGYARQDKQTEGREPVSAKLVANLLEAVGIHRVVAIDLHAPQIQGFFDIPVDHLSAVRLFARYLRERGYGENAVVVSPDAGRAEEARRLSERLGLPFAMLAKRRHGPRETEVTYVIGDVAGKRPLVVDDIVSTGGTIRRGVEALLQAGALPEVVVLATHPVLVGGAKENLAHPAIREVVFTDTIPLRDGGYTVLSTAELLAQAIRHVHTNQSVSALI; encoded by the coding sequence ATGGGAATCCGGCTCTTCACCGGGAGCGCCCACCCGGACCTGGCCCGGCGGGTGGCCGAGGCCCTGGGGGTGCCTTTGGGACAGGCCCTGGTGGACCGCTTCCCCGACGGGGAGGTGCGGGTAAGGCTCTTGGAGAGCGTACGGGGGGATGATGTCTACCTCATCCAGCCCACCTCGCCCCCGGTGAACGACCACCTCATGGAGCTCCTCCTCCTGGCCGATGCCGCCCGCAGGAGCTCGGCGGGGCGCATCAACGCCGTCATCCCCTACTTCGGCTACGCCCGCCAGGACAAGCAGACCGAGGGGCGGGAGCCGGTGAGCGCCAAGCTGGTGGCCAACCTCCTGGAGGCCGTGGGGATCCACCGGGTGGTTGCCATTGACCTCCACGCCCCCCAGATCCAGGGCTTCTTTGACATCCCCGTGGACCACCTTTCCGCCGTGCGCCTCTTCGCCCGCTACCTGCGGGAGCGGGGGTATGGGGAAAACGCCGTGGTGGTCTCCCCGGACGCGGGCCGGGCCGAGGAGGCCCGCAGGCTTTCCGAGCGCCTGGGCCTCCCCTTCGCCATGCTGGCCAAGCGCCGCCACGGGCCGCGGGAGACCGAGGTCACCTACGTGATCGGGGACGTGGCGGGCAAGCGGCCCTTGGTGGTGGACGATATCGTCTCCACCGGGGGGACGATACGCCGGGGGGTGGAGGCCCTCCTCCAGGCGGGGGCCTTGCCCGAGGTGGTGGTCCTGGCCACCCACCCCGTCCTAGTGGGGGGGGCCAAGGAGAACCTGGCCCACCCCGCCATCCGCGAGGTGGTCTTCACCGATACCATCCCCTTGAGGGATGGCGGGTACACCGTCCTTTCCACCGCCGAGCTTCTGGCCCAGGCCATCCGCCACGTGCATACCAACCAGTCGGTAAGCGCCCTCATCTGA
- a CDS encoding glycoside hydrolase family 2 TIM barrel-domain containing protein produces MRLERALFLAHGALDPGGLPPEGWREVALPHQWALEGLEAEVGWYRLSLPPGGPRRFLRAWGDYFQEAWLEGRYLGRHEGYFLPWTLELPPGEVLYLRVSAPKEPPGQWPRFKRQIKGVLGQHDCRPGGSGPRGQERGTGGLWGGVEVLFREGVALLGLTHRLHPRPGGWRLLLRFLVDAPGPFREAVRLRLRPENFPGEALEKTLTLEGEGGRAWREGVWDLPEMPLWEVWERGFPHLFRLEAELLGANATAPLGFRTVALDGEGWLLLNGRRLFLRGTNHIPTQWLAGYTEAQAQRDVALLKEAHLNAVRIHAHVTHPAFYQACDREGVLIWQDFPLQWGYAPDEAFAQEALRQARGMVDLLGAHPSLYLWCAQNEPTHNRHALGPLLGAALRAQDPTRPVKEASDFREHPYPGWYWGHYRDFLALPGSPLPSEFGAQALPRAELLRRVLGEAAWPPQWEVWAYHNFQPHETFRVAGVRMGESLEAFVENSQAYQARLLEFAIHAYRRAKGRVVGYFQFLFAEPWEGITWAVLDVERVPKKGFFALKEASSPVLLSLIPYREAVEVGSAPLQEAWLVSDLERPLTLWVYLRLEGPENLDLFHDEVGLAPGEVRRFFSLGELWESPLEVQARWQPLQEALRRLPPGAYRLVGEAWEEERLWSRHVLELTYLEPLLPLEAAW; encoded by the coding sequence ATGCGGCTAGAGCGGGCGTTGTTCCTGGCGCATGGGGCCTTGGACCCCGGGGGGCTTCCCCCGGAGGGCTGGCGGGAGGTGGCCCTGCCCCACCAGTGGGCCCTCGAGGGCCTGGAGGCCGAGGTGGGCTGGTACCGCCTCTCCCTGCCCCCAGGGGGGCCGAGGCGTTTCCTCCGCGCCTGGGGGGATTACTTTCAGGAGGCCTGGCTGGAGGGGCGGTACCTGGGGCGGCATGAGGGGTACTTCCTCCCCTGGACCCTGGAGCTTCCCCCGGGGGAGGTGCTTTACCTGAGGGTTTCCGCTCCCAAGGAGCCCCCGGGCCAGTGGCCCCGCTTCAAGCGGCAGATCAAGGGGGTCTTGGGCCAGCACGACTGCCGCCCCGGGGGCAGCGGCCCCCGGGGCCAGGAGCGGGGGACAGGGGGGCTTTGGGGCGGGGTGGAGGTCCTCTTCCGGGAGGGGGTGGCCCTCCTGGGCCTCACCCACCGCCTCCACCCCCGGCCCGGGGGGTGGCGCCTCCTCCTGCGGTTCCTGGTGGATGCGCCCGGCCCCTTCCGCGAGGCGGTCCGCCTCCGCCTGCGCCCGGAGAACTTCCCTGGGGAGGCCCTGGAGAAGACCCTGACCCTGGAGGGGGAGGGGGGGCGGGCCTGGCGGGAGGGGGTCTGGGACCTGCCGGAGATGCCCCTCTGGGAGGTCTGGGAGCGGGGCTTCCCCCACCTCTTCCGCCTCGAGGCCGAGCTCCTGGGGGCTAACGCCACCGCCCCCTTGGGCTTCCGCACCGTGGCCCTGGACGGGGAGGGCTGGCTCCTTCTCAACGGTCGGCGGCTTTTCCTTAGGGGGACGAACCACATCCCCACCCAGTGGCTGGCCGGCTACACCGAGGCCCAGGCGCAAAGGGACGTGGCCCTCCTCAAGGAGGCCCATCTGAACGCCGTCCGGATCCACGCCCACGTCACCCACCCCGCCTTCTACCAGGCCTGCGACCGGGAAGGGGTGCTCATTTGGCAGGACTTCCCCCTGCAGTGGGGCTACGCCCCCGACGAGGCCTTCGCCCAGGAGGCCCTGCGCCAGGCCCGGGGCATGGTGGACCTCCTGGGGGCCCACCCTTCCCTCTACCTCTGGTGCGCCCAGAACGAGCCCACCCACAACCGCCACGCCCTGGGTCCCCTCCTTGGGGCCGCCCTCCGCGCCCAGGACCCCACCCGGCCAGTCAAGGAGGCCTCGGACTTCCGCGAGCACCCCTACCCGGGCTGGTACTGGGGGCATTACCGGGACTTCCTGGCCCTCCCCGGGAGCCCCCTCCCCTCGGAGTTCGGGGCCCAGGCCCTGCCCCGGGCCGAGCTCCTCCGGCGGGTCCTGGGGGAGGCGGCCTGGCCGCCCCAGTGGGAAGTCTGGGCCTACCACAACTTCCAGCCCCACGAAACCTTCCGGGTGGCGGGGGTGCGGATGGGGGAGTCCCTGGAAGCCTTTGTGGAAAACTCCCAGGCCTACCAGGCCCGGCTTCTGGAGTTCGCCATCCACGCCTACCGCCGGGCCAAGGGGCGGGTGGTGGGCTACTTCCAGTTCCTCTTCGCCGAGCCCTGGGAGGGGATCACCTGGGCGGTGCTGGACGTGGAACGGGTGCCCAAGAAGGGCTTTTTCGCCCTCAAGGAGGCCAGCAGCCCCGTCCTCCTCTCCCTGATCCCCTACCGGGAGGCGGTGGAGGTAGGGAGCGCGCCCCTTCAGGAAGCCTGGCTGGTGAGCGACCTGGAGAGGCCCCTCACCCTCTGGGTGTACCTCCGCCTCGAGGGGCCGGAAAACTTAGATTTGTTCCATGATGAAGTGGGCCTGGCCCCGGGGGAGGTCCGGCGCTTCTTCAGCCTGGGCGAGCTTTGGGAAAGCCCTCTGGAGGTCCAGGCCCGCTGGCAACCCTTGCAGGAGGCCCTGCGCCGCCTGCCCCCCGGGGCCTACCGCCTGGTGGGGGAGGCCTGGGAGGAGGAGCGGCTTTGGTCGCGGCATGTCCTGGAGCTTACCTACCTGGAGCCCCTTCTCCCCTTGGAGGCCGCCTGGTGA